A genomic region of Manihot esculenta cultivar AM560-2 chromosome 15, M.esculenta_v8, whole genome shotgun sequence contains the following coding sequences:
- the LOC110602360 gene encoding F-box/kelch-repeat protein At1g55270 produces the protein MEDQRQSSNAPTGFRVHAPLVDSVSCYCKVDSGLKTVAEARKFVPGSKLCLQPDINPNAHKSKNLRRERTRVQLPLLPGLPDDLAIACLIRVPRAEHRKLRLVCKRWYRLLAGNFFYSLRKSLGMAEEWVYVIKRDRDGKISWNAFDPVYQLWQPLPPVPREYSEALGFGCAVLSGCHLYLFGGKDPLRGSMRRVIFYSARTNKWHRAPDMLRKRHFFGSCVINNCLYVAGGECEGIQRTLRSAEVYDPNKNRWSFISDMSTAMVPFIGVVYDGKWFLKGLGSHREVMSEAYEPETNSWTPVSEGMVSGWRNPSISLNGRLYALDCKDGCKLRVYDGATDSWNKFIDSKLHLGNSHALEAAALVPLNGKLCIVRNNMSISLVDVSSPDKHVESNPHLWENIAGRGHFRTLVTNIWSSISGRGGLKSHIVHCQVLQA, from the exons ATGGAAGACCAACGACAATCATCAAATGCTCCTACTGGGTTTAGAGTTCATGCTCCACTT GTTGATTCTGTATCATGTTATTGCAAAGTGGATTCTGGACTAAAAACAGTTGCTGAGGCACGGAAGTTTGTTCCTGGATCAAAACTTTGCCTCCAGCCTGACATAAATCCTAATGCACACAAGAGTAAAAATTTGCGGAGGGAGAGGACGCGAGTGCAGTTACCGCTCCTGCCTGGCCTTCCTGATGATCTTGCTATTGCATGTCTGATTCGAGTTCCCCGAGCTGAACATCGAAAACTCCGTCTAGTTTGTAAGAGATGGTACCGCCTACTGGCTGGAAATTTCTTCTATTCTCTTAGGAAAAGTCTAGGAATGGCCGAGGAGTGGGTTTATGTCATCAAGCGGGATCGTGATGGAAAGATATCATGGAATGCTTTTGATCCTGTCTATCAGCTCTGGCAGCCACTTCCACCTGTTCCCCGGGAATATTCTGAAGCCCTTGGTTTTGGGTGTGCTGTTCTAAGTGGTTGCCACCTATACTTATTTGGAGGGAAAGATCCACTCAGGGGGTCCATGAGACGGGTCATTTTCTACAGTGCTCGGACAAACAAATGGCATAGGGCACCAGACATGCTTCGGAAACGTCATTTCTTTGGCTCATGTGTTATAAATAATTGCCTATATGTAGCTGGTGGAGAGTGTGAAGGAATCCAAAGGACCCTCCGCTCAGCTGAAGTTTATGACCCTAACAAAAACAGGTGGAGCTTTATCTCAGATATGAGCACAGCTATGGTGCCATTTATCGGTGTAGTTTATGATGGAAAGTGGTTTCTAAAAGGCCTTGGGTCCCATCGTGAGGTCATGAGTGAAGCCTATGAACCTGAAACTAATAGCTGGACTCCTGTTAGTGAAGGGATGGTTTCTGGTTGGCGTAATCCTAGCATCTCTTTAAATGGACGGCTCTATGCTTTGGATTGCAAGGATGGCTGCAAGCTTAGAGTTTATGATGGAGCCACAGATTCATGGAACAAATTTATAGATAGTAAGCTCCATTTGGGGAACTCTCATGCTTTGGAGGCTGCAGCTCTTGTTCCCCTCAATGGGAAGCTTTGCATTGTGCGTAACAACATGAGCATTAGTCTTGTTGATGTTTCCAGTCCTGACAAACATGTAGAGAGTAACCCTCACCTTTGGGAGAACATAGCTGGAAGAGGTCATTTTAGGACTCTTGTAACAAATATATGGTCAAGTATTTCTGGTCGAGGTGGTTTGAAAAGTCACATTGTCCACTGCCAGGTGCTTCAAGCATGA